One window from the genome of Tolypothrix sp. NIES-4075 encodes:
- the cofG gene encoding 7,8-didemethyl-8-hydroxy-5-deazariboflavin synthase subunit CofG — protein MQISHLRTVTYSPAYTIVPTYECFNRCTYCNFRTDSGKSPWMTVSAAESLLKQLQSKGVCEILILSGEVHPSSSRRQAWFQRIYDLCQLALSMGFLPHTNAGVLSYEEMQKLKTVNVSMGLMLEQLNPVLLNTVHKYAPSKVPEVRLQQLEWAGKLQIPFTTGLLLGIGETEDDWWETLEAITRLHQRYHHIQEVILQPHSPGYQQTFDAPGSVLYKLPEVVFKARQILPPDITIQIPPNLVKDDRWLLACIKAGARDLGGIGPKDEVNPDYLHLQVEVLQEILQHAGWEVVPRLPIYPQFDDWLSVELQAAVKQWRSRCLLTRRCSV, from the coding sequence ATGCAAATTTCTCATTTACGCACAGTTACCTATAGCCCTGCTTATACAATCGTTCCGACATACGAGTGCTTTAATCGCTGTACCTACTGCAATTTTCGGACAGATTCGGGCAAAAGTCCCTGGATGACTGTATCAGCCGCAGAAAGTCTTTTAAAACAGCTTCAAAGCAAAGGTGTCTGTGAAATTTTGATACTCAGTGGTGAAGTGCATCCCTCTTCGTCGCGGCGTCAAGCGTGGTTTCAGCGGATTTATGATTTGTGTCAATTGGCACTTTCAATGGGGTTTCTGCCGCACACCAATGCGGGAGTGCTGAGTTATGAAGAAATGCAAAAATTAAAGACTGTTAATGTATCTATGGGGTTGATGTTAGAACAGTTAAACCCAGTATTGTTAAATACAGTACATAAATACGCACCAAGTAAAGTACCAGAAGTGCGGTTGCAGCAATTAGAGTGGGCAGGTAAGTTACAAATTCCTTTTACAACAGGGTTATTACTGGGAATAGGGGAAACTGAGGATGATTGGTGGGAAACATTAGAAGCTATAACTCGCTTGCATCAGCGTTACCATCACATTCAAGAAGTCATCTTGCAACCTCATAGCCCTGGATATCAGCAAACGTTTGATGCACCTGGTTCAGTTCTGTATAAATTACCAGAAGTCGTTTTTAAGGCACGTCAAATTCTCCCACCAGATATTACCATTCAAATTCCACCGAATTTAGTCAAAGATGACCGATGGTTACTCGCTTGTATAAAAGCTGGGGCAAGGGATTTAGGGGGAATTGGACCAAAAGATGAAGTAAATCCCGATTATCTGCATCTTCAAGTGGAGGTGTTGCAAGAAATTTTACAGCACGCTGGGTGGGAAGTTGTGCCGAGGTTGCCAATTTATCCGCAGTTTGATGATTGGTTATCAGTGGAATTGCAAGCAGCGGTGAAGCAATGGCGATCGCGTTGTCTCTTGACTCGCCGATGCAGCGTTTAG
- the psbA gene encoding photosystem II q(b) protein, translating to MTTTLQRRESANVWERFCTWITSTENRIYIGWFGVLMIPTLLAATTCFIIAFIAAPPVDIDGIREPVAGSLIYGNNIISGAVVPSSNAIGLHFYPIWEAASLDEWLYNGGPYQLVVFHFLIGVFCYLGREWELSYRLGMRPWICLAFSAPVAAATAVFLIYPIGQGSFSDGMPLGISGTFNFMIVFQAEHNILMHPFHQLGVAGVFGGSLFSAMHGSLVTSSLVRETTETESQNYGYKFGQEEETYNIVAAHGYFGRLIFQYASFNNSRSLHFFLAAWPVVGIWFTSLGVSTMAFNLNGFNFNQSVIDSSGRVINTWADVINRANLGMEVMHERNAHNFPLDLAALDVAPVALTAPAING from the coding sequence ATGACCACAACTTTACAAAGACGCGAAAGCGCCAACGTATGGGAACGGTTCTGCACCTGGATCACCAGCACCGAAAACCGCATATACATCGGTTGGTTCGGTGTATTGATGATTCCAACCCTGCTAGCCGCCACCACCTGCTTCATCATTGCGTTCATCGCAGCACCTCCAGTAGATATCGATGGTATCCGCGAACCCGTAGCAGGTTCGTTGATTTACGGAAACAACATCATCTCAGGTGCAGTTGTTCCTTCCTCTAACGCAATTGGTTTACACTTCTACCCAATCTGGGAAGCTGCTTCTTTAGATGAGTGGTTGTACAACGGTGGTCCTTACCAATTGGTAGTATTCCACTTCTTGATCGGCGTATTCTGCTACTTAGGACGTGAATGGGAATTATCCTACCGCTTAGGTATGCGTCCTTGGATCTGCTTGGCATTCTCTGCTCCAGTAGCAGCAGCAACCGCAGTATTCTTGATCTACCCAATCGGACAAGGTTCATTCTCTGACGGTATGCCTTTGGGTATCTCCGGAACCTTCAACTTCATGATTGTGTTCCAAGCAGAACACAACATCTTGATGCACCCCTTCCACCAACTAGGTGTAGCTGGTGTATTCGGCGGAAGTTTGTTCAGTGCAATGCACGGTTCACTTGTAACTTCAAGCTTGGTTCGTGAAACAACCGAAACCGAATCACAAAACTACGGTTACAAATTCGGTCAAGAAGAAGAAACCTACAACATTGTTGCAGCACACGGTTACTTCGGTCGCTTGATTTTCCAATACGCTTCATTCAACAACAGCCGTTCCTTGCACTTCTTCTTGGCAGCATGGCCTGTAGTTGGTATCTGGTTCACCTCCTTGGGTGTAAGCACAATGGCGTTCAACCTGAACGGTTTCAACTTCAACCAATCAGTAATTGATTCTTCTGGTCGCGTCATCAACACATGGGCTGACGTAATCAACCGCGCTAACCTAGGTATGGAAGTAATGCACGAGCGTAACGC